One genomic segment of Bombyx mori chromosome W, ASM3026992v2 includes these proteins:
- the LOC134201703 gene encoding uncharacterized protein LOC134201703, with protein sequence MSKSRDSETTDSGSTKTQLETRNVTTRRTKTKRVSMDPDPQTSFDVRKLNFKVPTFSPDDPEIWFALLEGQFENFGITDDHAKFNQVITNLDIVHAKAVKDIIVNPPARHRYDKMKFELIKRLTASHENKVRQLLTHEELGDRKASQFLRHLQDLAGLDVPEEFLRSVWSNRLPPSIQTVLASQSSQRLEDLAELADRIQEITSPPQLAATSVQVVETGSTGPGSTVSGEIAELRKMVEHLTLKLDEHTQRSRHPHRTNPPQRCRSNSRSSTRSASMYRRFPICWYHSKFASRAHKCQKPCDYKSGNAAGNQ encoded by the coding sequence atgagcaAGTCAAGAGATAGTGAAACTACCGACAGTGGTTCCACAAAAACGCAATTAGAGACGAGAAACGTCACCACCCGTCGAACAAAGACGAAGCGCGTTTCCATGGACCCGGATCCACAGACGTCATTTGACgtacgaaaattaaattttaaagtccCAACATTTTCACCGGACGATCCTGAGATTTGGTTCGCATTACTTGAAGGACAGTTCGAAAACTTCGGCATAACTGACGACCATGCGAAGTTCAACCAAGTAATTACGAACTTGGATATCGTGCACGCCAAGGCCGTCAAGGATATTATCGTAAACCCTCCTGCAAGACACCGGTACGATAAGATGAAATTCGAGCTCATCAAGCGCCTCACCGCCTCGCATGAGAACAAGGTCAGGCAGCTGCTGACACATGAGGAACTGGGTGACAGGAAAGCATCCCAATTTCTCCGACACCTGCAAGATTTAGCAGGACTGGATGTTCCAGAGGAGTTCCTGAGGTCGGTTTGGAGCAACCGGTTACCGCCCAGCATCCAGACAGTACTGGCATCGCAGTCGTCTCAGAGGCTGGAGGACTTAGCAGAACTGGCAGATCGCATACAGGAGATAACGTCCCCACCTCAGCTTGCAGCAACGTCGGTGCAGGTTGTAGAAACGGGCAGCACTGGACCTGGCAGTACCGTATCGGGCGAAATCGCTGAGCTCAGAAAAATGGTCGAGCACCTCACGCTCAAACTCGATGAGCACACCCAACGGTCCCGGCACCCCCATAGAACCAACCCGCCGCAGCGATGCCGGTCAAACTCGCGCAGTTCAACACGTTCAGCTTCAATGTACCGCCGCTTCCCAATTTGTTGGTACCACTCCAAGTTCGCGTCGAGGGCACACAAATGCCAAAAGCCATGTGACTACAAGTCGGGAAACGCAGCGGGCAATCAGTGA
- the LOC134201704 gene encoding uncharacterized protein LOC134201704, translated as MASPVGPACPNRELPSTHIRIPPFWPEKPEIWFAQVEGQFAIMRVTDETAKFYHILASLDRQYAAEVEDVLTGPPDYQRLKEELIKRLSASRGNKVKQLLTHEQLCTRKLSQFLRHLQHLTGPEIPEDFLRTIWTSRLPTTLQPIVASQSTLPLDALAELADRVHEIAAPVHDVAAAVTSSSSSSSQIDRLSQQVAELTRKVSALATQVHHQPRPQERGLERERQRQRSHSSSRRSQSHYRRYPICWYHSKHGAEARKCVRPCDYKAGNPTSRQVMATRDCHNSTGRLFIKDRSNNIDFLIDTGSDICVYPISKLCERRAKTSYQLSAANSTVIDTYGYTQLNVNLGLRRNFPWRFVVATSQKPL; from the coding sequence ATGGCGTCGCCTGTCGGGCCAGCGTGCCCGAATAGAGAACTACCCTCAACACACATCAGGATACCACCGTTCTGGCCTGAAAAACCCGAAATATGGTTTGCGCAAGTGGAAGGACAATTTGCCATCATGCGAGTGACTGACGAGACGgcaaaattttatcatatattGGCCAGTCTCGATCGCCAATATGCCGCCGAGGTAGAAGACGTGCTCACCGGTCCTCCCGATTACCAGCGGCTTAAAGAGGAGCTGATAAAAAGGTTATCGGCGTCCCGCGGTAACAAGGTGAAGCAGCTATTGACGCACGAGCAGCTCTGTACACGCAAACTGTCACAATTCCTGCGTCACCTACAACACCTCACCGGACCGGAGATCCCGGAGGACTTCCTGCGGACTATATGGACCAGCCGGCTACCAACCACGTTACAGCCGATCGTCGCTTCGCAGTCGACGCTTCCATTAGACGCACTCGCCGAGCTCGCCGACCGTGTCCACGAGATCGCAGCCCCAGTACACGACGTTGCGGCAGCAGtgacgtcatcatcatcatcgtcatcacaaATCGACAGGCTGTCCCAACAAGTAGCGGAGCTGACGCGGAAAGTCAGCGCCCTGGCGACGCAGGTGCATCATCAACCGCGGCCGCAGGAGCGCGGGCTCGAACGTGAACGTCAACGACAACGCAGCCACTCATCATCACGCCGGTCGCAGTCACACTACCGCAGGTACCCCATTTGCTGGTACCACAGCAAACACGGCGCCGAGGCGCGGAAGTGCGTGCGACCCTGCGACTACAAGGCGGGAAACCCGACAAGCAGGCAAGTGATGGCGACTCGCGACTGCCACAACTCTACGGGTCGCCTCTTCATCAAGGACCGCAGCAATAATATAGACTTCCTCATAGACACTGGAAGTGACATTTGTGTTTATCCTATTTCTAAGTTGTGTGAACGCCGTGCTAAAACTAGTTATCAGCTCAGTGCTGCCAATAGTACAGTTATAGACACTTATGGTTATAcgcaattaaatgttaatttaggTTTACGCCGCAACTTTCCATGGCGCTTTGTTGTTGCGACGTCACAAAAGCCATTATAG